The following are encoded together in the Sphingobium sp. CAP-1 genome:
- a CDS encoding PRTRC system protein A yields MIMIAEDPTAAALLAVVPCYPVPSSGGSPALDALRGSRAGHGLAVGKDGVMLILRRPWLALDAPVTPPIAAYLPYGSIGSPKADLRCGLIPGEHLAAILDHFRAALPNEAAAFILWNETTNTFAVDFPAIDDATPTRLVYRPPVCEPGWHMVCDIHSHGRGPAYFSATDDADDAHATKISLVIGRLHDPAGPVMAARLCAGGMFLAVPRSPFSGDNPCSLRAPSATIFPPPSTTALSESCSWDAVETERKC; encoded by the coding sequence ATGATCATGATCGCCGAAGATCCGACCGCGGCGGCACTGCTCGCTGTCGTGCCCTGCTATCCGGTGCCATCGAGCGGTGGCTCGCCGGCACTCGACGCGCTTCGCGGCAGCCGTGCCGGCCACGGCCTTGCGGTGGGCAAGGATGGCGTAATGCTCATCCTGCGCCGGCCATGGCTTGCTCTCGATGCGCCGGTGACGCCGCCGATCGCCGCCTATCTTCCTTATGGCAGCATCGGGTCACCCAAGGCCGACCTGCGCTGCGGACTGATCCCTGGCGAGCATCTGGCTGCGATCCTCGATCACTTCCGGGCGGCTCTGCCCAACGAGGCTGCGGCCTTCATCCTCTGGAACGAGACGACCAACACGTTCGCGGTCGATTTTCCGGCAATCGACGACGCCACGCCGACACGCCTCGTCTATCGCCCCCCGGTCTGCGAGCCGGGCTGGCACATGGTCTGCGACATCCACAGCCACGGGCGGGGGCCCGCCTATTTCAGCGCGACCGACGATGCGGACGACGCCCACGCTACGAAAATTTCGCTCGTCATCGGCCGGCTCCACGATCCCGCTGGCCCGGTCATGGCAGCGCGGCTCTGCGCGGGCGGCATGTTCCTGGCCGTACCGCGCAGTCCATTTTCCGGAGACAATCCATGCAGCCTGAGAGCCCCAAGCGCCACTATCTTCCCGCCGCCTTCGACAACAGCGCTGTCCGAATCCTGCTCGTGGGATGCGGTGGAAACGGAGCGCAAATGCTGA
- a CDS encoding PRTRC system ThiF family protein: MQPESPKRHYLPAAFDNSAVRILLVGCGGNGAQMLMGLASLDTALRAISSRSLEVTVVDEDIVTEANLGRQPFYRCDLGNSKARTLTERINLAHGLAWKAVHGRAPGAIGVDNSHVLISCVDTASARRALGAALQDARNPPIYWLDLGNRASDGQYLIGCPGRGTGRDDNRLPTVLEAFPELADEGLAEDDAPSCSVAEALERQSLFVNRVLASHALALLFDLLGRGSIGHAGAFVNLATGYSVPIPLPMKVVSLC; this comes from the coding sequence ATGCAGCCTGAGAGCCCCAAGCGCCACTATCTTCCCGCCGCCTTCGACAACAGCGCTGTCCGAATCCTGCTCGTGGGATGCGGTGGAAACGGAGCGCAAATGCTGATGGGGCTCGCCTCGCTCGATACCGCATTGCGCGCAATTTCCTCACGCTCGCTCGAGGTCACCGTGGTCGACGAAGACATCGTCACCGAGGCGAATCTCGGCCGCCAGCCCTTCTACCGCTGCGATCTCGGCAATTCGAAGGCGAGGACGCTGACCGAACGGATCAACCTTGCCCATGGTCTGGCCTGGAAGGCGGTCCACGGCCGCGCACCCGGAGCGATCGGCGTCGACAACAGCCATGTGCTCATCAGCTGCGTCGACACGGCCTCGGCCCGCCGCGCGCTGGGCGCGGCGCTGCAGGATGCGCGGAACCCGCCCATCTATTGGTTGGACCTCGGCAACCGCGCCAGCGACGGCCAATATCTGATCGGATGCCCGGGCCGTGGAACCGGCCGCGACGATAATCGCCTTCCAACGGTGCTCGAGGCTTTTCCCGAACTCGCCGACGAGGGCCTGGCCGAAGACGATGCGCCCTCCTGTTCGGTCGCCGAGGCGCTCGAGCGCCAGTCGCTCTTCGTCAACCGGGTGCTTGCGAGCCACGCGCTGGCGCTCCTGTTCGATCTGCTCGGACGCGGGTCGATTGGCCACGCCGGCGCCTTCGTGAATCTTGCCACCGGGTACAGCGTTCCGATCCCGCTACCTATGAAGGTCGTTTCCCTGTGCTAA